One Castanea sativa cultivar Marrone di Chiusa Pesio chromosome 4, ASM4071231v1 DNA window includes the following coding sequences:
- the LOC142632532 gene encoding uncharacterized protein LOC142632532 produces the protein MYFDGSSTSQRGGIGVVLKSPGEEHTFAYKLRFPCSNNEEEYEALLVGLKAAERLGIKRLKIFGDSKLVIRQVEGIYGVKNPNLTAYKVALQRIMEHFTSIQYKVVNINENKFADSLATLAIKFVLKKEKMMLSRETTWFSLG, from the coding sequence ATGTATTTCGATGGCTCATCAACATCTCAAAGGGGAGGGATAGGAGTGGTTTTAAAGTCACCAGGGGAGGAACATACATTTGCCTACAAGTTACGTTTTCCTTGCTCTAACAATGAAGAAGAGTATGAGGCCTTGCTAGTAGGGCTAAAGGCCGCTGAAAGGCTGGGCATAAAAAGGTTAAAGATATTTGGTGATTCTAAGTTGGTAATAAGGCAAGTTGAAGGAATTTATGGAGTAAAGAATCCTAATTTGACTGCTTACAAAGTTGCATTACAGAGGATTATGGAACACTTTACTTCCATACAATACAAGGTGGTTAACATAAATGAGAACAAGTTTGCTGACTCGCTAGCTACCCTAGCCATTAAGTTTGtgttgaagaaagagaaaatgatgcTGAGTAGAGAAACAACCTGGTTTAGTCTAGGATAA